In Daphnia pulicaria isolate SC F1-1A chromosome 5, SC_F0-13Bv2, whole genome shotgun sequence, a single genomic region encodes these proteins:
- the LOC124340797 gene encoding DNA-directed RNA polymerase III subunit RPC1-like, with amino-acid sequence MVKEQYRETDVIRKIAKVSFGIQSPQEIQQQAHIQIVSEKLYLEKSSSNQDSSRTPMHYGMLDRKMGMNVKDALCGTCGKGLEDCVGHFGYIDLELPVFHVGYFKATINVLQTICKTCSHVMLTEKMRKIYRAKLRNPSLPYLCKKALRKQIQELCKKVKRCPHCDEMNGVVKKCGMLKISYEKFRNAKKPIIEAELVAYDNAVQFNKEIEPMLSSALIKMLNPIEVLHLLERIPDEHIQFLLMNPEHGHPKDMILTRVPVPPVCIRPSVVSDFKSGTNEDDLTMKLTEIVFLNGVIVKHRLLGVTSQKILEDWDFLQLQCALYINSQLSGIPLHMQTNKKSRGLVQRLKGKQGRFRGNLSGKRVNFSGRTVISPDPNLRIDQVGVPELIAKLLTYPTLVNEANIELMRKLVRNGPDIHPGAIFLKEKDSKLTRSLKYGNRETLARNLKRGDLIERHMMDEDIVLFNRQPSLHKLSIMCHRAKILPHLTFRLNECVCTPYNADFDGDEMNLHLPQTEEARAEALILMGSKSNLVTPRNGELLIAAIQDFITGAYLLTLKDAFFDRAKTCQMVASMLAGDEVNMVIKLPPPCIQKPAAMWSGKQIFSLILRPNPGNPIKVNLRTKGKEYSKKNEEFCVNDGFLLVRNSEVLAGCVDKSTIGSGSKINIFYVLLRDYGEDFAIQAMWKLCRVASYYMMNRGFSIGIGDVTPGKTLLKEKQKLLDSGYSKCDEYIRLLTIGQLPCLPGCNVEESLESKILKELSGIRDQAGEVCKKELHPSNSPLVMSKSGSKGSYINISQMIACVGQQALNGKRVPNGFEDRSLPHFKRHSKIPAAKGFVSNSFYSGLTPTEFFFHTMGGREGLVDTAVKTAETGYMQRRLVKSLEDLCCQYDSTVRNSTGEIIQFVYGGDGLDPTYMEAKDRPVDFQRALDHIKAASPYPDEEPLDDIELQQAFNTIMDTDSFKMLGVDFQHELRVFVESQVKRIKKVRQLFKMEGRSLLTVEKHLERITVGQLVEFCDFSKEKYERAKIEPGTAVGALCAQSIGEPGTQMTLKTFHFAGVASMNITQGVPRIKEIINASKAISTPVISTQLLKDDDPEYARRVKGRIEKTTLGEVTEYFEEVYLPDGCYMLIKLDMNRIRLLKLEVDASSIRLSLCTGKLKIKPNFVAVVSESIITVKPAPNAKSSTYHVMQHLKEELPKVVIKGLPTVSRAVINIDDTRKPPRYYLLVEGNNMREVMATYGVQGSSTTSNNILEVSSTLGIEAAKATIAKEIQLTMESHGMSVDRRHVALLSDLMSCRGEILGITRNGLAKMKESVLMLASFESTSDHLFDAAYYGQEDEVTGVSECIIMGIPMSIGTGAFKLLYKTGKSVPPKTRPLIFDVPEYHVPMV; translated from the exons AATG gGGATGAATGTTAAAGATGCACTTTGTGGTACATGTGGAAAAGGGCTTGAGGACTGTGTGGGACATTTTGGGTACATTGATTTGGAACTTCCAGTTTTCCATGTTGGATATTTCAAGGCTACTATAAATGTCTTGCAAACAATTTGCAAAACATGCTCTCATGTGATGCTCACTGAGAAGATGAGAAAAATTTATCGAGCTAAGCTAAGGAATCCAAGCTTACCCTATCTGTGCAAGAAAGCACTGAGGAAGCAAATTCAAGAATTgtgcaaaaaagtaaaaaggtgCCCCCATTGTGATGAAATGAATGGTGTGGTGAAGAAGTGTGGAATGTTGAAGATATCCTatgaaaaatttcgaaatgcCAAAAAACCCATCATTGAAGCAGAATTAGTTGCCTACGATAATGCTGTACAGTTCAACAAAGAGATTGAACCAATGTTGTCATCTGCCTTGATCAAAATGCTGAATCCAATTGAAGTACTGCACCTCCTTGAGAGAATTCCAGACGAACATATCCAATTTCTACTGATGAATCCGGAACATGGGCACCCAAAGGACATGATTCTCACCCGTGTTCCAGTTCCTCCAGTTTGCATTCGACCTTCCGTAGTGTCCGATTTTAAATCGGGGACAAACGAAGATGATTTGACAATGAAActaacagaaattgtcttcctGAATGGGGTGATTGTCAAACACCGTCTCTTGGGTGTAACAAGCCAAAAGATTCTAGAAGACTGGGATTTTTTGCAGTTGCAATGTGCACTTTACATCAACAGTCAATTGTCCGGGATACCTTTACAcatgcaaacaaacaaaaaatctcgTGGTCTAGTTCAACGCCTAAAAGGGAAACAAGGACGGTTTCGTGGAAATCTTTCGGGGAAGCGTGTCAATTTCTCCGGAAGAACAGTAATTTCGCCTGACCCGAATTTGCGGATTGATCAAGTTGGCGTTCCGGAATTGATTGCGAAACTTCTGACTTACCCTACTCTTGTTAATGAAGCCAATATCGAATTAATGAGAAAATTGGTAAGAAACGGACCAGACATCCATCCTGGCGCCATTTTTCTAAAGGAAAAAGATTCAAAATTGACAAGATCCCTGAAGTACGGAAATCGCGAAACCCTAGCTCGAAACCTGAAG CGCGGCGATTTGATTGAAAGGCATATGATGGACGAAGATATCGTCTTGTTCAACCGTCAGCCGTCGTTGCATAAACTTTCCATTATGTGTCACCGAGCCAAGATTTTGCCGCACCTCACTTTCCGCCTTAATGAGTGCGTCTGTACACCCTATAATGCAGATTTCGACGGTGACGAGATGAATCTTCATCTTCCTCAAACAGAAGAAGCTCGCGCCGAAGCCTTGATCTTAATGGGAAGTAAATCAAATTTGGTGACTCCGCGCAACGGCGAATTACTGATAGCAGCTATTCAA GATTTCATAACTGGAGCTTATTTACTGACATTAAAGGATGCTTTCTTCGATCGAGCCAAGACTTGCCAAATGGTTGCATCCATGCTTGCAG gTGACGAGGTGAACATGGTCATTAAACTTCCGCCTCCCTGTATCCAAAAGCCCGCAGCCATGTGGTCAGGGAAACAGATTTTTAGTTTGATTCTTCGACCCAATCCTGGAAATCCCATTAAAGTTAACTTGAGAACTAAAGGGAAAGAATATTCTAAGAAGAACGAAGAGTTTTGTGTCAACGACGGGTTTCTATTGGTCCGTAATTCTGAGGTGTTAGCAGGATGCGTTGACAAATCTACCATTGGATCTGGTtcaaaaatcaacattttttacgTACTTCTTCGCGACTACGGAGAGGATTTCGCTATTCAGGCAATGTGGAAACTTTGTCGGGTAGCTTCTTATTATATGATGAACCGGGGATTCTCTATCGGCATTGGTGATGTAACTCCTG GTAAAACTTTGttgaaagaaaagcaaaaactTTTGGACTCTGGTTATTCCAAGTGCGACGAATACATTCGTTTACTCACAATTGGTCAATTACCTTGCCTTCCTGGTTGCAATGTAGAAGAATCCTTGGAATCGAAAATCCTTAAAG AACTTTCTGGAATTCGTGACCAGGCCGGAGAAGTGTGCAAAAAGGAGCTGCATCCGAGTAACAGCCCATTGGTCATGTCAAAAAGTGGCTCAAAAGGATCATACATCAACATTTCTCAGATGATTGCCTGCGTAGGACAACAAGCTTTAAACGGCAAACGAGTTCCCAATGGTTTTGAAGACCGTAGTTTGCCTCACTTTAAGCGACATTCAAAAATCCCGGCAGCTAAAGGGTTTGTCTCCAACAGCTTTTACTCCGGACTTACTCCCACAGAATTTTTCTTCCACACAATGGGCGGGCGTGAAGGATTGGTGGATACAGCCGTAAAAACAGCTGAAACTGG ttatatGCAACGGCGACTAGTAAAATCGTTGGAAGACCTTTGTTGCCAGTACGATTCGACTGTGAGAAACTCCACTGGAGAGATTATTCAATTTGTTTATGGAGGTGATGGGCTAGATCCTACTTACATGGAAGCCAAAGATCGCCCGGTTGATTTCCAACGAGCTCTTGACCATATCAAAGCCGCTTCCCCTTATCCGGATGAAGAACCTTTGGATGATATTGAACTGCAACAAGCTTTCAACACAATAATGGACACGGATTCTTTTAAAATGCTTGGAGTCGACTTTCAACATGAGCTCCG GGTTTTTGTTGAGAGCCAAGTCAAACGGATAAAAAAAGTACGGCAGCTTTTCAAAATGGAAGGGCGATCTTTACTTACAGTAGAAAAACACCTGGAGCGCATAACTGTTGGTCAGTTAGTGGAATTCTGCGACTTTTCTAAGGAAAAGTATGAACGGGCTAAAATTGAGCCAGGTACCGCCGTTGGAGCACTTTGCGCCCAGAGTATTGGAGAACCGGGTACTCAAATGACGCTCAAGACATTTCATTTTGCTGGTGTTGCTTCCATGAACATCACACAGGGAGTTCCTAG GATTAAGGAAATTATTAATGCTTCAAAAGCAATCAGTACGCCAGTCATTTCTACTCAGCTTTTAAAAGATGATGACCCGGAGTATGCTCGACGAGTAAAAGGAAGGATTGAAAAGACCACACTGGGAGAA gtaACGGAATATTTCGAGGAAGTCTATTTACCCGATGGTTGTTACATGTTGATAAAGTTGGACATGAATAGGATCCGATTGCTTAAATTAGAAGTGGACGCAAGTTCCATTCGATTGAG CCtatgcactggcaagctgaAGATTAAACCGAATTTCGTTGCAGTGGTCAGTGAATCAATAATTACTGTCAAACCAGCTCCAAACGCGAAATCGTCGACGTATCACGTTATGCAACATCTGAAGGAGGAGTTGCCCAAAGTCGTCATCAAG GGTTTGCCAACTGTCAGTCGAGCTGTTATCAATATTGACGACACGAGAAAGCCACCAAGATATTACCTACTTGTTGAAGGTAACAACATGCGGGAAGTGATGGCGACTTACGGTGTTCAAGGGTCCTCGACTACATCAAACAATATTTTGGAAGTTTCCAGTACTTTAGGAATCGAAGCTGCCAA aGCAACGATTGCTAAAGAAATTCAACTCACCATGGAAAGCCACGGCATGAGTGTTGATCGTCGTCACGTCGCCCTTCTTTCAGATCTGATGAGTTGTCGTGGTGAAATCTTGGGCATCACGAGAAACGGATTGGCTAAAATGAAAGAATCGGTTCTGATGTTGGCCTCA TTCGAAAGTACCTCAGATCATTTGTTCGATGCAGCGTACTACGGCCAGGAAGATGAGGTTACTGGTGTAAGTGAATGCATCATCATGGGAATACCAATGTCAATCGGGACAGGGGCTTTTAAATTACTGTACAAAACCGGAAAGTCGGTTCCACCTAAAACAAGACCACTTATTTTTGATGTTCCAGAATATCACGTCCCTATGGTATAA